From Leptospira fainei serovar Hurstbridge str. BUT 6, the proteins below share one genomic window:
- a CDS encoding tetratricopeptide repeat protein, with the protein MRDNYKQALAQFQSKHLNESKSSFERLYKDNPDYLLVRLMLAKTYFFSNNLKVAAKLFEEDYSK; encoded by the coding sequence TTGCGTGATAACTATAAACAAGCTTTGGCTCAATTTCAATCAAAACATTTGAATGAATCCAAATCATCCTTCGAAAGACTTTATAAAGATAATCCAGATTATTTACTCGTCAGGTTGATGCTCGCGAAAACGTATTTCTTTTCGAATAACCTCAAAGTAGCTGCGAAATTATTTGAAGAAGACTATTCTAAAA